From the genome of Neodiprion pinetum isolate iyNeoPine1 chromosome 3, iyNeoPine1.2, whole genome shotgun sequence, one region includes:
- the sea gene encoding putative tricarboxylate transport protein, mitochondrial: MDPLWLRQQLTKSPTSLTTFKNPYPRRPWLKDSAAAAAAGGGNVGLKGIVAGGITGGIEICITYPTEYVKTQLQLDGKAGAGKEYSGILDCVKKTVKGHGVLGLYRGLSVLIYGSIPKSAVRFGAFESVKKRLVDSEGKLNAQTRLLAGLCAGVSEAVLVVTPMETVKVKFINDQRSGNPRYKGFLHGVTLIVKESGARGVYQGLVPTVMRQGSNQAIRFFVMETLKDWYRGGDNSKSVPKLLVGAFGAVAGAASVFGNTPIDVIKTRMQGLEAAKYKGTVDCIVQVWKKEGAFAFYKGTVPRLSRVCLDVAITFMIYDSFMDLFNKFWP; encoded by the exons ATGGATCCGCTGTGGTTGAGACAACAGCTGACCAAATCGCCCACGTCGTTGACCACTTTTAAAAATCCATACCCAAGGAGACCTTGGCTAAAAGATTCTGCAGCTGCAGCTGCAGCTGGTGGTGGAAATGTTGGACTCAAGGGAATCGTTGCTG gTGGAATAACGGGTGGTATAGAAATTTGCATAACATATCCAACCGAATATGTCAAGACACAACTGCAGCTGGATGGAAAAGCTGGAGCTGGCAAAGAATATTCTGGAATATTGgattgtgtgaaaaaaacagtaaaagGTCACGGTGTCCTAGGTCTATACCGAGGACTATCCGTTTTAATTTATGGTTCAATTCCCAAGTCTGCTGTGAGATTTGGGGCGTTTGAATCAGTTAAAAAACGACTAGTCGATTCAGAAGGAAAATTGAATGCGCAAACAAGACTTTTAGCAGGACTTTGTGCTGGAGTTAGCGAAGCTGTATTAGTTGTAACGCCTATGGAAACTGTTAAAGTGAAATTTATCAATGACCAAAGGTCAGGGAACCCAAGATACAAAGGATTCTTGCATGGAGTGACCTTGATAGTCAAAGAAAGTG GGGCAAGGGGTGTGTATCAAGGACTAGTTCCAACAGTAATGCGTCAAGGTTCAAATCAAGCGATAAGGTTTTTTGTAATGGAAACTCTAAAGGACTGGTACAGAGGGGGAGATAACTCAAAGTCTGTACCCAAATTACTCGTGGGTGCGTTTGGTGCAGTTGCTGGTGCGGCATCGGTATTTGGAAATACTCCAATTGATGTAATAAAAACACGAATGCAG ggTTTGGAAGCTGCTAAGTACAAAGGCACTGTAGACTGTATAGTACAGGTatggaaaaaagaaggagCATTTGCATTCTACAAGGGTACAGTTCCACGATTGAGCAGAGTTTGTCTGGATGTGGCAATTACGTTTATGATCTATGATTCGTTTATGGACTTGTTTAACAAATTTTGGCCATAA
- the Snr1 gene encoding SWI/SNF-related matrix-associated actin-dependent regulator of chromatin subfamily B member 1 encodes MALRTYGDKPISFQVEENGEYYCIGSEVGNYLRLFRGSLYKRYPGMFRRSITNDERKKLVELGLSQHVLASSVSLLRASEVEDIIEGNDDKYKAVSVHSTEPPAPREGKSKKSMSWVPSLPNSSHLDAVPQATPINRNRVHTKKVRTFPLCFDDTDPSANLENAAQQEMLVPIRLDMEIEGQKLRDTFTWNKNESLITPEQFAEVLCDDLDLNPLTFVPAIAQAIRQQIEAFPQETILEDQCDQRVIIKLNIHVGNTSLVDQVEWDMSEKENNPEKFAMKLCAELGLGGEFVTAIAYSVRGQLSWHQRTYAFSEAPLPTVEVPFRPPSEADQWAPFLETLTDAEMEKKIRDQDRNTRRMRRLANTTPGW; translated from the exons ATGGCATTACGAACGTATGGCGATAAGCCCATAAGTTTTCAAGTTGAAGAAAATGGAGAATATTATTGCATCGGTTCAGAAGTCGGTAATTATTTGCGTCTCTTTCGTGGTTCTTTGTACAAAAGATACCCTGGCATGTTCAGAAGATCTATAACAaatgacgaaagaaaaaaacttgtgGAACTTGGTCTTAGTCAACATGTTCTCGCCTCCAGCGTGTCTTTGTTACGTGCCAGTGAAGTTGAAGACATTATAGAAGGCAATGATGATAAATACAAGGCTGTTTCGGTCCATTCAACCGAACCACCTGCTCCTAGGGAAGGAAAATCTAAAAAATCTATGTCCTGGGTTCCAAGTTTACCAAACAGCTCGCATCTCGATGCTGTACCGCAAGCTACGCCCATTAATCGCAATAGAGTTCATACTAAAAAAGTCAGAACTTTTCCTCTATG CTTCGATGATACAGATCCATCTGCAAATTTAGAAAATGCTGCTCAACAAGAAATGCTTGTCCCAATACGTTTGGACATGGAAATTGAAGGGCAAAAACTTAGAGATACTTTTACATGGAACAAGAATG AAAGCCTTATAACACCAGAACAGTTTGCAGAAGTCTTGTGTGACGACTTGGATCTGAATCCCTTAACATTTGTCCCTGCTATCGCACAAGCAATTAGACAACAAATTGAAGCATTCCCTCAAGAGACTATCTTGGAAGATCAATGTGATCAGAGAGTCATTATTAAGTTAAATATCCACGTTGGAAATACGTCATTGGTAGATCAAGTTGAATGGGATATGTCTGAGAAAGAGAATAATCcagaaaaatttgcaatgaAGCTTTGCGCAGAGTTGGGGCTCGGAGGAGAATTTGTCACCGCCATTGCTTATag CGTTAGAGGTCAGTTGTCATGGCATCAAAGAACATACGCATTTTCTGAAGCACCACTGCCAACTGTTGAAGTACCATTTAGACCTCCTTCAGAAGCCGACCAATGGGCTCCTTTCCTTGAGACCTTGACTGACGCAGAAATGGAAAAGAAGATACGAGATCAAGACAGAAACACTCG ACGAATGCGGAGATTGGCCAATACTACACCAGGGTGGTAA